From the Polyangia bacterium genome, one window contains:
- a CDS encoding DsrE family protein yields the protein MEKYLFIESRDPFESREVGQSYDLAAALAQEGKTVTLFLVQNGVLPARQSSESAALEKTAKAGVEILADQFSLKERGITDARLCRAVQPAPLDVVVDQLAEGRKAIWL from the coding sequence ATGGAAAAGTATCTTTTCATTGAATCGCGCGATCCGTTCGAATCGCGCGAGGTCGGCCAGTCGTACGATCTGGCGGCGGCGCTGGCCCAGGAAGGCAAGACCGTCACGCTGTTTCTTGTGCAGAACGGCGTGCTGCCCGCGCGCCAGAGCAGCGAGTCGGCGGCGCTGGAAAAAACCGCCAAGGCCGGCGTGGAGATCTTGGCCGATCAATTCTCGCTGAAGGAACGCGGCATCACTGATGCGCGCCTTTGCCGGGCCGTGCAGCCCGCGCCGCTGGACGTGGTGGTCGATCAACTGGCCGAGGGACGCAAGGCCATCTGGCTTTAG
- the purL gene encoding phosphoribosylformylglycinamidine synthase yields MYEIVGATAFTPARLEKRLQVIRQRNPGVREIAAVFVHLVDIDGTLSDPARATLDSLLRYGPRAAARTVAGRRWLVVPRLGTISPWSSKATDIARICGLSAVRRIERGISYTVAGDVGDETALRWAMADRMTESALTSPEQAEALFAHAQPRPLSVIELGPPNADADAGAGGRPALERANARMGLALSPDEIDYLLSSYRMLGRDPTDVELMMFAQANSEHCRHKIFNADFIIDGQPQAASLFKMIRRSTEASPAGVLSAYSDNAAVIEGSTAGRFFPDPATRIYGFHREPAHIMVKVETHNHPTAISPFPGAATGSGGEIRDEGATGRGAKPKAGLTGFSVSNLRLPGAVQPWERDHGKPGRIASALEIMIDGPLGGAAFNNEFGRPNLAGYFRTFELETPGPGGAREVRGYHKPIMLAGGYGNIRPADVKKAIIPAGAPVVVLGGPAMLIGLGGGAASSVASGASEEDLDFASVQRDNAEMQRRCQEVIDRCWALGDDNPILSIHDVGAGGLSNALPELVNDSRRGARFSLRAIPNDEPSMSPLEVWCNEAQERYVLGIAPDRLAQFQALCARERCPHAVLGVATDDGLLIVDDTHFASTPVAMPLQVLLGKPPKMTRDVRRAAVTSEPFDTSGIDLRDAVKRVLRLPTVADKTFLITIGDRSVGGLVARDQMVGPWQVPVADAAVTCASFDTFAGEAMAVGERTPVALLDAAASARLAVAEAITNLASTDVAALCHIKLSANWMAPAGHPGEDGRLYDAVRAVGTELCPALGIAIPVGKDSMSMRTVWSERGESRSVTAPLSLIITAFAPVVDVRATLTPELRHDAGETTLLLIDLGGGKNRLGASCLAQVYGQVGATPPDLDAPESLRGFFAAIGALRASGKLLAYHDRSDGGLLVTLLEMAFAGGCGLDIDVPGSGDPLAALFSEELGAVLQVRTTDVDAVTAACAQQGLGGAVTRIGRPTDGQRIVFHQGGAVLFEDTRSKLRSVWSETTHALQTMRDDATCADEEHRARCDAGDPGRQTLLTFDPALDVAAPFVSNGRSRPRVAILREQGVNGHYEMAAAFNRAGFDAVDVHMSDLLGGSVTLDGFRGLAACGGFSYGDVLGAGEGWAKSILFHAGVRQQFTRFFARPDAFALGVCNGCQMMSGLKEIIPGAEHWPRFVRNRSEQFEARLATVQIQKSPSIFFAGMEGARLPIAVAHGEGRAELGGPGDREALEKSDLVAARYVDHHGGVTERYPDNPSGSPGGMTALTTSSGRATILMPHPERVFRSVQLSWRPVGWGEDSPWMRLFRNARVWVG; encoded by the coding sequence ATGTACGAGATCGTCGGCGCGACCGCGTTCACTCCCGCCCGTCTGGAAAAACGACTGCAGGTCATCCGCCAGCGCAACCCGGGCGTGCGGGAGATTGCCGCCGTCTTCGTGCATCTCGTCGACATTGACGGCACGCTCTCGGACCCGGCGCGCGCGACGCTGGACAGTCTTTTGCGCTACGGCCCGCGCGCCGCCGCGCGCACCGTGGCCGGCCGGCGCTGGCTGGTGGTGCCGCGTCTCGGGACCATCTCGCCGTGGTCGTCGAAGGCCACGGACATCGCGCGCATCTGCGGCCTGTCGGCGGTTCGACGAATCGAACGCGGCATTTCCTACACCGTCGCCGGCGACGTCGGCGACGAGACGGCGTTGCGGTGGGCGATGGCCGATCGCATGACCGAATCGGCGTTGACCAGCCCGGAGCAAGCGGAGGCGCTGTTTGCCCACGCGCAGCCGCGCCCGCTATCCGTCATCGAACTGGGACCGCCCAACGCCGACGCTGACGCGGGCGCTGGCGGTCGCCCCGCGCTCGAACGCGCCAACGCCCGCATGGGTCTGGCCCTGTCGCCCGACGAGATCGATTACTTGCTCAGCAGCTATCGGATGCTGGGCCGCGATCCCACCGACGTCGAGCTGATGATGTTCGCCCAGGCCAACAGCGAGCACTGCCGCCACAAGATCTTCAACGCCGATTTCATCATCGACGGCCAGCCCCAGGCGGCGTCGCTGTTCAAGATGATCCGCCGCAGCACCGAAGCGTCGCCGGCCGGCGTGCTGTCCGCGTACAGCGACAACGCGGCGGTGATCGAAGGAAGCACCGCCGGGCGTTTTTTCCCCGATCCCGCCACGCGCATCTACGGCTTTCACCGCGAGCCCGCGCACATCATGGTGAAGGTCGAGACGCACAATCACCCCACCGCCATCTCGCCGTTTCCCGGCGCCGCCACCGGATCGGGCGGCGAGATCCGCGACGAAGGCGCCACCGGCCGCGGGGCCAAACCAAAGGCGGGACTGACCGGATTTTCCGTCTCCAACCTGCGCTTGCCGGGCGCCGTGCAACCGTGGGAGCGCGACCACGGCAAGCCGGGGCGCATCGCCTCGGCGCTGGAGATCATGATCGACGGGCCGCTCGGCGGCGCCGCCTTCAATAACGAATTTGGGCGCCCCAACCTGGCTGGTTACTTCCGCACCTTCGAGCTCGAGACACCCGGGCCTGGTGGCGCGCGCGAGGTGCGCGGGTATCACAAGCCGATCATGCTGGCCGGCGGCTACGGCAACATTCGCCCCGCCGACGTCAAGAAGGCGATCATCCCGGCGGGCGCGCCGGTGGTGGTGCTGGGCGGGCCGGCGATGTTGATTGGCCTTGGCGGTGGCGCGGCGTCGTCGGTGGCCTCCGGCGCGTCGGAGGAGGATCTGGATTTCGCGTCGGTCCAGCGCGACAACGCCGAAATGCAGCGCCGCTGTCAGGAGGTCATCGATCGCTGCTGGGCCCTGGGCGATGACAATCCGATCCTGTCGATTCACGACGTCGGCGCCGGCGGCCTGTCGAACGCGCTGCCCGAGCTGGTGAACGACAGCCGGCGGGGAGCCCGTTTCTCTTTGCGCGCCATCCCCAACGACGAGCCGTCGATGTCGCCGCTGGAGGTGTGGTGCAACGAAGCGCAGGAGCGCTATGTCCTGGGCATTGCCCCCGATCGACTGGCCCAGTTTCAGGCCTTGTGCGCGCGCGAGCGCTGTCCGCACGCCGTGCTGGGCGTGGCCACCGACGACGGCCTGCTGATCGTCGACGACACACACTTTGCCAGCACGCCAGTGGCGATGCCGCTGCAGGTGCTATTGGGCAAGCCGCCCAAGATGACCCGCGACGTGCGCCGCGCCGCCGTCACCAGCGAACCGTTCGACACCAGCGGCATCGATCTGCGCGACGCCGTCAAGCGTGTGCTGCGTCTGCCGACCGTCGCCGACAAGACGTTCCTCATCACCATCGGCGATCGCAGCGTCGGCGGTCTGGTGGCGCGCGATCAGATGGTCGGCCCGTGGCAGGTGCCGGTGGCCGACGCGGCGGTGACCTGCGCCAGCTTCGACACGTTTGCCGGTGAGGCGATGGCGGTGGGCGAACGCACGCCGGTGGCGTTGCTTGATGCGGCGGCCTCGGCGCGCCTGGCGGTGGCCGAGGCGATCACCAACCTGGCGTCGACCGATGTCGCTGCTCTTTGTCACATCAAGCTGTCGGCGAACTGGATGGCCCCCGCCGGCCATCCCGGCGAGGACGGACGTCTTTACGACGCCGTCCGCGCCGTCGGCACCGAGCTTTGTCCGGCGCTGGGGATCGCCATCCCGGTGGGCAAGGATTCGATGTCGATGCGCACGGTGTGGAGCGAACGCGGAGAAAGCCGCAGCGTCACCGCGCCGCTGTCGCTGATCATCACTGCGTTCGCGCCGGTGGTCGACGTGCGCGCCACGCTGACACCCGAACTGCGCCACGACGCCGGCGAGACGACGCTGTTGTTGATTGATCTCGGCGGCGGGAAAAATCGCCTGGGCGCATCGTGCCTGGCCCAGGTCTACGGCCAGGTGGGCGCGACGCCGCCGGATCTGGACGCGCCGGAGAGCCTGCGCGGTTTCTTCGCTGCTATCGGTGCCCTGCGCGCCAGCGGCAAACTGCTGGCCTATCACGATCGCAGCGACGGCGGGCTACTGGTGACGCTGCTGGAAATGGCCTTCGCCGGCGGTTGCGGCCTGGACATCGACGTGCCGGGCAGCGGCGATCCGCTGGCGGCGCTGTTCAGCGAGGAGCTGGGCGCAGTGCTGCAGGTGCGCACCACTGACGTCGACGCGGTGACCGCCGCCTGCGCCCAGCAGGGCCTGGGTGGCGCGGTGACGCGCATCGGGCGGCCGACCGATGGCCAGCGCATCGTCTTTCATCAGGGCGGCGCGGTGTTGTTCGAAGACACGCGGTCAAAGCTGCGCAGCGTGTGGTCCGAGACCACCCACGCCTTGCAAACGATGCGCGACGACGCCACCTGCGCCGACGAGGAGCACCGTGCGCGCTGCGATGCCGGCGATCCAGGACGGCAGACGTTACTGACGTTTGATCCGGCGCTGGACGTGGCCGCGCCTTTTGTCAGCAACGGGCGCTCGCGCCCGCGCGTGGCCATCCTGCGCGAGCAAGGAGTGAACGGACATTACGAGATGGCCGCTGCCTTCAATCGCGCCGGGTTCGATGCGGTCGACGTGCACATGAGCGATCTGCTGGGCGGCAGCGTCACGCTGGACGGCTTTCGCGGCCTGGCAGCGTGCGGAGGATTTTCGTATGGAGATGTGCTGGGCGCCGGCGAAGGGTGGGCGAAATCGATCCTCTTTCACGCCGGCGTGCGCCAGCAGTTCACCCGCTTCTTCGCCCGCCCCGACGCTTTCGCGCTGGGCGTTTGCAACGGCTGCCAGATGATGTCGGGCCTCAAGGAGATCATTCCCGGCGCCGAACACTGGCCGCGCTTCGTGCGCAACCGCAGCGAGCAGTTCGAAGCGCGGTTGGCGACCGTGCAGATCCAGAAGAGCCCGTCGATCTTTTTCGCCGGCATGGAAGGCGCGCGCTTGCCGATCGCCGTCGCCCACGGCGAAGGCCGCGCCGAGCTGGGCGGGCCCGGCGACCGCGAGGCGCTGGAAAAATCCGACCTCGTCGCCGCGCGCTACGTCGATCACCACGGCGGCGTCACCGAGCGGTATCCCGACAACCCCAGCGGCTCGCCGGGCGGGATGACCGCGCTGACCACATCCAGCGGACGGGCGACCATCTTGATGCCTCACCCGGAACGCGTCTTTCGCAGCGTGCAGCTGTCGTGGAGACCGGTCGGCTGGGGCGAGGACAGTCCGTGGATGCGCCTGTTCCGAAACGCTCGCGTCTGGGTGGGTTAG
- a CDS encoding DsrE family protein: MARKVLQVIASAYRCNLEEQDDPILWITHAMKGAGAELAVLLRGNAVNYAVKAQDASGLSFGDRTQTQPPRIADDLAKLGPKGVEVFVVEEDAALRGIERGELIDGLKNVSRAALPKLFAGYDQIWHW, translated from the coding sequence GTGGCTCGCAAAGTGTTGCAAGTGATCGCCTCGGCGTACCGGTGCAATCTGGAAGAGCAAGACGATCCGATCCTGTGGATCACCCACGCCATGAAAGGCGCGGGCGCCGAGCTGGCGGTGCTGTTGCGCGGAAACGCGGTCAACTACGCGGTGAAGGCGCAGGACGCTTCCGGACTGTCATTCGGCGATCGCACCCAGACCCAGCCGCCGCGCATCGCCGACGATCTGGCCAAGCTCGGCCCGAAGGGCGTCGAGGTCTTCGTCGTCGAGGAAGACGCCGCCTTGCGTGGCATCGAACGCGGCGAATTGATCGACGGTCTCAAAAACGTCTCGCGCGCCGCTCTGCCCAAGCTGTTCGCCGGCTACGACCAGATCTGGCATTGGTAA
- a CDS encoding NAD(P)-binding domain-containing protein, translating into MKIGIVGSGMVGSALGTKFVQLGHEVKMGSRSASNEKAAAWVTSAGAKAAQGTFADAAAFGEIVLNCTAGTVSLPALQAAGAKNLSGKILIDVSNPLDFSKGMPPSLSVCNTDSVGEQLQRAFPDVKVVKALNTVNSALMINPAALPGEHDLFICGNGADAKTRVTEILRDWFGWKSVLDLGDISAARATEAIILLWVRLYGKFQSPHFNWKIAR; encoded by the coding sequence ATGAAAATCGGCATTGTCGGTTCGGGCATGGTTGGCAGCGCGCTTGGAACCAAGTTCGTTCAGCTGGGGCATGAGGTGAAGATGGGCTCGCGCAGCGCCAGCAACGAGAAGGCGGCGGCCTGGGTGACAAGCGCCGGCGCCAAGGCGGCGCAAGGCACGTTCGCCGACGCGGCGGCCTTCGGCGAGATTGTCCTCAATTGCACGGCGGGGACGGTATCGTTGCCCGCGCTGCAAGCAGCCGGGGCGAAGAACCTTTCCGGCAAGATCCTGATCGACGTCTCTAATCCGCTGGATTTTTCCAAGGGCATGCCGCCATCGCTGAGCGTGTGCAACACCGATTCGGTGGGCGAGCAGCTTCAGCGGGCGTTTCCCGACGTGAAGGTGGTCAAGGCCCTGAACACGGTGAACAGCGCGCTGATGATCAACCCGGCCGCGCTGCCCGGCGAGCACGACCTGTTCATTTGCGGCAATGGCGCCGACGCCAAGACGCGCGTGACCGAGATTCTACGCGACTGGTTCGGCTGGAAAAGCGTGCTGGATCTCGGCGACATCAGCGCGGCGCGCGCCACCGAGGCGATCATCCTTTTGTGGGTGCGCCTTTACGGGAAATTTCAGTCCCCGCATTTCAACTGGAAGATCGCTCGCTGA
- a CDS encoding peptidoglycan DD-metalloendopeptidase family protein, with translation MARAVSALLLAVLVLCGDVQARNKLWDARHPATEPLPAHQLRDVATWPAEPPVPINIDDARFREAFAYLCNVAADTPIAALAADVKASAAESSVDPFLLSALVLFESSCKPTVDSRHGVGLLRIDRSLYLSPGAPPPPVSRDDLTTAALLDPSRNLHVGARLLKMWEDIHVELDRLFGGVPHRSAVAHFVWGDEVRSSGQEDLILTARRRMIRHYDGTVETPRESSLGVPIVSPLDGIPRVASSGPGEDRDGGARRHRGLDITATLGEPVRAIADGTVMFAGANIIGHPRTLIPPEKIARYVYRRLGVGGIYVCINHDEERKIVSCYMHLSSYTVAKDDHVSAGQRIGAVGRTGVKVSPPHLHFEIRVNERSTNPARYLADMVIPPKATMTYRYMLKAKRAKLHAAHAVNAPNQGV, from the coding sequence ATGGCGCGTGCGGTTTCGGCCCTGCTGCTCGCTGTTTTGGTGTTGTGCGGCGACGTACAGGCTCGAAATAAACTGTGGGACGCCCGCCATCCGGCGACCGAGCCATTGCCCGCGCATCAGCTTCGCGACGTGGCGACCTGGCCCGCCGAGCCGCCGGTGCCGATCAACATCGACGATGCCCGCTTTCGCGAGGCCTTTGCCTATCTCTGCAATGTCGCCGCCGATACGCCGATCGCGGCGCTGGCCGCCGACGTAAAGGCCAGCGCCGCTGAATCCAGCGTCGATCCATTCTTGCTGTCGGCGCTGGTGTTGTTCGAGAGCAGCTGCAAGCCCACTGTCGACTCGCGGCATGGCGTGGGCCTGCTGCGCATCGATCGATCGCTGTACCTGTCGCCGGGGGCGCCGCCGCCCCCGGTGTCGCGTGATGATCTCACCACCGCCGCCCTGCTTGATCCATCGCGCAACCTGCACGTCGGCGCGCGCTTGCTGAAGATGTGGGAAGACATCCACGTCGAGCTGGATCGTCTGTTCGGCGGCGTCCCTCACCGCAGCGCCGTCGCGCACTTCGTGTGGGGCGACGAAGTGCGCAGCAGCGGCCAGGAGGATCTGATCCTGACCGCGCGCCGCCGCATGATTCGCCACTATGATGGCACCGTCGAGACGCCGCGCGAATCCTCGCTGGGCGTGCCGATCGTTTCGCCGCTGGACGGCATCCCGCGCGTGGCCAGCAGCGGCCCCGGCGAGGATCGCGACGGGGGCGCCCGCCGCCACCGGGGCCTGGACATCACCGCCACGCTGGGCGAGCCGGTGCGAGCCATCGCCGACGGCACGGTGATGTTCGCCGGCGCCAACATCATCGGCCACCCGCGCACGCTGATTCCGCCCGAGAAGATCGCCCGCTACGTCTACCGCCGCCTGGGCGTGGGCGGCATCTACGTCTGCATCAACCACGACGAAGAGCGCAAGATCGTCTCCTGTTACATGCACCTGTCGTCTTACACCGTCGCCAAAGACGACCACGTCAGCGCCGGCCAGCGGATCGGCGCCGTCGGGCGAACCGGCGTCAAGGTCTCACCGCCGCACCTGCACTTCGAGATCCGCGTGAACGAGCGCTCCACCAATCCAGCGCGCTATCTGGCCGACATGGTCATTCCGCCCAAGGCGACCATGACCTATCGGTACATGCTGAAGGCGAAACGCGCCAAGCTGCACGCCGCTCACGCCGTGAACGCGCCGAACCAGGGCGTCTGA
- a CDS encoding DsrE family protein: MEKKTLTFALMDAPYENSRTVTALRLIDIAARRGYNLTVFAYEGAVSLTFAKQAAHANAVHGRDAAQEDHPLPKDWAAALFSSAEKSGGKIDWINCGLCVDERGVGESIPGARRGSPGDLWKAAEASDNTLIIGTR; this comes from the coding sequence ATGGAGAAGAAAACCCTCACTTTCGCCCTGATGGACGCGCCTTACGAAAACAGTCGCACCGTGACCGCGCTGCGCTTGATCGACATCGCCGCCCGGCGCGGATACAACCTGACGGTGTTCGCTTACGAAGGCGCGGTCAGCCTGACCTTCGCCAAGCAGGCGGCGCACGCCAACGCCGTGCACGGCCGCGACGCCGCCCAGGAAGATCACCCGCTGCCCAAGGATTGGGCCGCTGCCCTGTTCTCCTCGGCCGAGAAGAGCGGCGGCAAGATCGACTGGATCAACTGCGGCCTGTGCGTCGACGAGCGCGGCGTGGGCGAATCCATCCCCGGCGCCCGGCGCGGCAGCCCCGGCGACTTGTGGAAGGCCGCCGAGGCATCGGACAACACGTTGATCATCGGGACCCGGTAG
- a CDS encoding thioesterase family protein, with translation MVKKTPETPIVVRPVAELRVIYGDTDQMGMVYYANYLRYFEVGRNEYLRAAGANYRAFEKTHGLFLPVVEAHLNYKRPARYDDQLQILAGLSTVGAASARFEYELRRLPEGELLVTGYTLHACITTDGRVVRIPPEMRTALGPGR, from the coding sequence TTGGTAAAGAAAACGCCCGAAACACCCATCGTGGTGCGCCCGGTGGCCGAGCTGCGGGTCATCTACGGCGACACCGACCAGATGGGGATGGTGTACTACGCGAACTACCTGCGTTACTTCGAGGTCGGGCGCAACGAGTACCTGCGCGCCGCCGGCGCCAACTACCGCGCGTTCGAAAAGACCCACGGATTGTTCTTGCCCGTGGTGGAAGCGCACCTGAACTACAAGCGCCCGGCCCGTTACGACGATCAGTTGCAAATCCTGGCCGGCCTTTCGACCGTCGGCGCCGCCTCGGCCCGCTTCGAGTACGAGCTGCGCCGGCTCCCGGAGGGCGAGCTGCTGGTCACCGGCTACACCTTGCACGCCTGCATCACCACCGACGGCCGTGTCGTCCGCATCCCACCGGAGATGCGAACGGCGCTCGGCCCCGGGCGCTGA
- a CDS encoding OmpA family protein, with protein sequence MAPTCPRVVSLLISSVCLIFLVLAGVPVAHAAPKSAPAASNSDDDAPDKSDAKSEADAEAEADKTDSEPKDFRFEFGLFGGYYWFTKNHGLGRNQGDSTDLSPADAPLFGGRLSLNFNPWVSVELEANGSPTHTRDRQTDMWVFGYRGQLLVNLVAHGPFRPFLVVGYGAVTSVVKDTSIVPSDTDGMVHGGLGFKILFGDHVGLRLEGRITGPPSFASSLASIGDETGFGGWDFMALGSLYLTFGEVERPRRVVIQRVKVIEKNISNVSSDPDGDGIAGAADKCPDLAEDKDGFEDEDGCPDPDNDKDGIPDLRDKCPNLPEDKDGFEDEDGCPDPDNDNDGIPDIKDKCPNQPETKNGFQDDDGCPDEVPKALARFTGVIEGINFKTGSADITFGSFGILDRAAQVMTQYPDISIEISGHTDNRGSADFNRALSARRAEAVKNYLVSKGIRPERLSSIGYGMDRPVASNKTDSGRARNRRTEFRLITAPAQ encoded by the coding sequence ATGGCACCGACCTGCCCACGCGTCGTTTCGTTGCTGATCTCGTCCGTTTGCCTGATTTTCTTGGTGCTCGCGGGGGTGCCGGTCGCGCACGCGGCGCCCAAGTCGGCGCCTGCCGCCAGCAATAGTGACGACGACGCACCCGACAAGTCGGACGCCAAATCGGAGGCCGACGCGGAGGCCGAGGCCGACAAGACCGATAGCGAGCCGAAAGATTTCCGTTTCGAGTTTGGTCTTTTCGGCGGGTACTACTGGTTCACCAAGAACCACGGCCTCGGCCGGAACCAAGGTGATTCCACCGATCTGTCACCGGCCGACGCGCCGCTGTTCGGCGGCCGCCTGTCGCTGAACTTCAACCCCTGGGTCTCGGTCGAGTTGGAAGCGAACGGTTCGCCCACGCACACGCGTGACCGACAAACTGATATGTGGGTTTTTGGCTATCGCGGCCAGCTGTTGGTGAATCTGGTCGCCCACGGGCCGTTCAGGCCGTTCCTGGTGGTGGGCTATGGCGCGGTGACGTCGGTCGTGAAGGACACGTCGATCGTCCCCAGCGACACCGACGGGATGGTCCACGGCGGCCTGGGCTTCAAGATCCTTTTCGGCGATCACGTCGGCCTGCGCCTGGAAGGGCGCATCACCGGCCCACCGTCGTTCGCGTCGTCGCTGGCCTCCATCGGCGATGAGACGGGCTTTGGTGGCTGGGACTTCATGGCCCTCGGCAGCTTGTATCTGACCTTCGGCGAGGTGGAGCGCCCCAGGCGGGTCGTCATTCAACGCGTGAAGGTGATCGAGAAGAACATCAGCAACGTTTCGTCCGATCCCGACGGCGACGGCATCGCGGGCGCCGCCGACAAATGCCCCGATCTGGCCGAGGACAAGGACGGCTTTGAAGACGAGGACGGTTGCCCCGATCCCGACAACGACAAAGACGGCATTCCCGATCTGCGCGACAAGTGCCCCAACTTGCCCGAGGACAAGGACGGTTTTGAAGACGAAGACGGCTGCCCGGATCCGGACAACGACAACGACGGCATCCCGGACATCAAAGACAAATGTCCGAACCAGCCGGAGACCAAGAACGGATTCCAGGACGACGACGGCTGCCCCGACGAGGTGCCAAAGGCGCTGGCGCGGTTTACCGGCGTCATCGAAGGCATCAACTTCAAGACCGGCTCGGCGGACATCACCTTCGGGTCGTTCGGCATCCTGGATCGCGCGGCGCAGGTGATGACCCAGTATCCCGACATCAGCATCGAGATCTCCGGCCACACCGACAATCGCGGTTCGGCGGACTTCAACCGTGCGCTGTCAGCGCGGCGAGCGGAAGCGGTGAAGAACTATCTGGTCTCGAAGGGCATCCGTCCGGAACGCTTGAGCTCGATCGGCTACGGCATGGATCGCCCCGTCGCCTCGAACAAGACCGACTCGGGCCGCGCCCGCAACCGGCGAACAGAGTTCCGCCTGATCACGGCGCCGGCGCAATAG